ATCCAGCCCCATCTGCGAAAGCAAACAATTTAAAAGAAAGAACTCAACTGGTATCCCAAAGATTTGCCGGTCACGCCTTACGATGCATTTGTCGATTCTGTGCAGAACCAATCGCCTCTGCGTTCCGACATGGTCACACTTGACAATGCGGTGTCAGATATTGTGTTGCTTGAAAACAAATCAGTTTAGCATACAAGTAAAAACGACTGTTAATTTCAACAAGGAGAATAAATATAGACATAAAATCAAAAATTACGACGCCGAGGGTCTTAAAATACCCGCAACAATTCAGAAGCAAAATACTTGAGAACAGTGGTTCAAACGGAAATTGATCCCGTCACGTATCGCGCAACTCTGGTGAGCGATGATACGACCTATACCAACCCCATGCTTTTACAGCCGGATAATCTGCTCAATCTGACGTTGGGGTATGACTATAAGGGATTTTCAATCCGTGCAGCCATGCGATACAAATCAAGAATATTCACCGCAAACAGTTGGTATGAAAAGCTGAGAGGGTATTCAACAGACTTTTACCGCTATGATTTATCGGTCAGACAGCAGTTGCCGGTGAAGGGATTGGAATTTTTCCTGAACATCAACAACCTGACCAATGAAGTGGAAAAAAGCGTGATCAATCACATGAACTTTACCAGTTATTATGAAGAGTACGGCCGGAGCGCCAATATCGGGCTCAGGTACAGACTTTAACATTTGTTCTCATTTCTATTCTCCTCATCTCCAAAAGGCTTCCTCCGGGAAGCCTTTTGGCTTTGTAGAAAACATTTATAATGATCAACAAATTCACAAAAGAATTTGCAATTGATTTTTGCAGTGATGACGGACAAATTGATTGGCAAAGCTTACTGGAGTTCAACTCCGGCGGCAAAAATTGATAAAATTTCTGCTAAAAAAAGCATAAATTTGCCAAAAAAATAATTATCCCTTAATCCGTTAGATAAAAAA
This genomic window from candidate division KSB1 bacterium contains:
- a CDS encoding TonB-dependent receptor, yielding MVQTEIDPVTYRATLVSDDTTYTNPMLLQPDNLLNLTLGYDYKGFSIRAAMRYKSRIFTANSWYEKLRGYSTDFYRYDLSVRQQLPVKGLEFFLNINNLTNEVEKSVINHMNFTSYYEEYGRSANIGLRYRL